The genomic segment GGTCCAGCAGCTCACCGCCGAGAACGTCGACGCCGCCGGGTTCACCGCGGACGTGCTGAACCGGCCGGGGCTCACCGACGCGCTGGCCCGCGCCGCCGACCGCTTCGGCGGCATCGACGTCCTCGAATACTCCCCCACCGTCGCCGGGGCCGCGTCGGGCGGCGCCTACACCAGCGCCGTCGACCTCACGGTCGACGGCGTGCAGGCGCAGGTCGACACCACCTGCCACGGTGCTCTCGCCGCCACCCGGGCGGTACTGCCGGCGATGCGCGCGGCCGGCTCCGGCGCCCTGCTCTACACCACCGGCGCCGCGTCGGTACACCCGACGCCGATGTTCGCCGGGCCCGGGATCGCCGCCGCCGGACTGCGCAACTGGGTGCTCAACCTCAACGCGCTGCTCGCCGACGAGGGCGTCTACGCCTGCCACGTGTCGATCGGGGTGTGGCTGGAGGGCACGCCGACGCCGACCCCGGACACCCCGACCACGCACCCGGACGTACTGGCCGAGACCTACTGGCAGCTGGCCGCCGCCCGGACCGAACCGGAACGGCTGATCACCGCCTGACCGGCGGCGCCGCCACCGTCCCGCGGCGGACGGTGGCGGCCCGGTGCGGGTCGGCGCGGTCCGCGGGACGCCCTAGGACAGGGTCAGGTTGGCGAGCACCGGCAGGTGGTCGGAGGCCCGGCGGGCGTCGTCCGAGTCGATCACCCGGTAGTCGTGCACCACCGCGGTCGCCGGCGCCAGCACGGTGTCGAGCCGCAACCGTGGCGCGGTCGCCGGGTACGTCGGGTCGCCCTTGCCCGGGGCCGGGTCCGCGAGCGTCGTGCTCGTCAGGTGCGACCAGACCTGGCCGCCCGGCGCCTCGTTCAGGTCGGCCGCGAACAGCACCGGCTGCTGCTGGGCACTCACCACCGCGGCGAGCCGCTCGGCCTGGTCGGTGCGCTCGGCCGGGTCGGTACCCAGATGGGTACCGACGGCGGTGACGCGCCCGCCGTCGGCCAGCGCGCAGTCGGCGAACGCCACGCCGCGAAGGTGCCGGCCCGGGGTCAGCGGGAACCGCAGTGACCAGTCACGCAGCACCCGGACCCGCTGCCCCACCATGATCAGGTTGCCGATGGCGGGACCGCCACCGGCGCCGAAGAACAGCCCGCAGTGCCGGGCGAGTTCGGCGCAGCGGGTACGCCAGCGGAACCGGCGCGGCGCCTCCTGCACGAACACGATGTCCGGCCGCGCCGCGCGGACCACCCGGTACAGCGCCTCCCGGTCGTCGGAGAGCCCGTGCACGTTGTAGCTCAACACCCGCACCCGCCCGGCCACAACCAACCTCCATACCGACGGTGTTCCTGATCTTGATGGAACAGCACCCGAGACAACGGAAGCGAGCCGAGCCTGATTCGTTCGCTGGCAAGCGGAGGCGAGGCGCCGTGTGCGAACGCACACAAGCCTCGAATCCGCGCAGTCCAGCGGGCGAATCAGGCCGGCGCAGCGACCTAGCGAGACCGGGCGAGGTCGGCGGCGCCGACCACGCCGGCCGTGTTGCCCATCTCGGCCGGACGCAGTTCGGCGACCGGCAACTGCCCGCGCTGCGCCATGCCATCCACGTACGCCTGCCGAGCCGGCGTGAGCAGC from the Actinocatenispora thailandica genome contains:
- a CDS encoding SDR family NAD(P)-dependent oxidoreductase, which codes for MPTIAIVGAGARLGLSLGRVFGRHGYQVALLARNPERLDGLVQQLTAENVDAAGFTADVLNRPGLTDALARAADRFGGIDVLEYSPTVAGAASGGAYTSAVDLTVDGVQAQVDTTCHGALAATRAVLPAMRAAGSGALLYTTGAASVHPTPMFAGPGIAAAGLRNWVLNLNALLADEGVYACHVSIGVWLEGTPTPTPDTPTTHPDVLAETYWQLAAARTEPERLITA
- a CDS encoding endonuclease/exonuclease/phosphatase family protein; amino-acid sequence: MAGRVRVLSYNVHGLSDDREALYRVVRAARPDIVFVQEAPRRFRWRTRCAELARHCGLFFGAGGGPAIGNLIMVGQRVRVLRDWSLRFPLTPGRHLRGVAFADCALADGGRVTAVGTHLGTDPAERTDQAERLAAVVSAQQQPVLFAADLNEAPGGQVWSHLTSTTLADPAPGKGDPTYPATAPRLRLDTVLAPATAVVHDYRVIDSDDARRASDHLPVLANLTLS